In Archangium lipolyticum, the following are encoded in one genomic region:
- a CDS encoding DUF2381 family protein, whose protein sequence is MARLFPWLPLVFLLMGARAAAQPQLPLREEQRRQVVLPSAPGEPVPEVRVALNVTSYLRFDASLERGSLEVEGRATRFRFLDVGERLVAFEPLVAPGPGERLVMRVRYRDGGQAVLALVSHPSVVDKEVELVRQPRPPEGLEVKLVEKEAELTVMRARCAVAGPAGLVASGLLDSRGIRTQEFEGKVPPGNRSGLTAGRGAGYRAFLWAVVAVRITNTGQKPWTPGSARLFSAEGTPVKVRLVHLDMLQLQPGESSLVVVETDIPATGTPPFLLELLDAEGGRLLPIHGVRL, encoded by the coding sequence CTGGCACGACTTTTCCCGTGGTTACCGCTCGTCTTCCTCCTGATGGGAGCACGGGCGGCGGCACAGCCCCAGCTCCCCCTCCGCGAGGAACAACGGCGGCAGGTCGTCCTCCCCAGCGCTCCGGGCGAGCCCGTGCCCGAGGTCCGGGTCGCTCTCAACGTCACCTCCTATCTGCGCTTCGATGCGTCGCTGGAACGCGGTTCCCTGGAGGTGGAGGGGCGCGCCACGCGCTTCCGGTTCCTCGACGTGGGCGAGCGGCTCGTCGCCTTCGAGCCCCTGGTCGCGCCGGGCCCCGGTGAGCGGCTCGTCATGCGGGTGCGGTACAGGGACGGTGGGCAGGCCGTCCTCGCGCTCGTCTCCCATCCCTCGGTGGTGGACAAGGAGGTGGAGCTGGTGCGCCAGCCGCGTCCCCCCGAGGGGCTGGAGGTGAAGCTGGTCGAGAAGGAGGCGGAGCTCACGGTGATGAGGGCCCGATGCGCGGTGGCGGGCCCCGCCGGGCTCGTGGCGTCGGGGCTGTTGGACTCGCGGGGAATCCGCACCCAGGAGTTCGAGGGGAAAGTGCCGCCTGGCAACAGGAGTGGCCTCACCGCGGGGCGGGGGGCGGGTTACCGGGCTTTCCTCTGGGCCGTCGTGGCCGTCCGGATCACCAACACCGGGCAGAAGCCCTGGACCCCTGGCTCAGCGCGCCTCTTCAGCGCGGAGGGCACTCCGGTCAAGGTGCGGCTGGTACACCTGGACATGCTCCAACTTCAACCTGGAGAGTCCAGTCTCGTCGTCGTGGAGACGGACATTCCCGCCACCGGCACGCCCCCCTTTCTATTGGAGTTGCTGGACGCGGAAGGCGGGCGGCTGCTCCCCATCCATGGAGTGAGGCTCTAG
- a CDS encoding serine/threonine protein kinase, giving the protein MTEALHPEHLQAGDTVGPWRILSVLGQGGSARVFKVERDGRIKSMKMMLRPVSDSAEDISEDEQAQEANTWRRLAREAAALFTYSSHPNLLRVYAVDFWPNPSKGYPFLITDFVDGDTWHEWRWRKHPHAAELVDTFSQIVSTVGDLHQRGVYHRDLKAENLLIRREDGRPFLIDFGTVRLPGALTKTLGVPEGVLHLLPPELIAYTRTEAWKRNEPFQGGTAADLYALGVLLYQGLTDKHPFDPELPDEALVAAIATVPPDAPHRINPRVPRSLSDITLRLLEKRPEARYPDTPALLQALWTAAKERNSPDWRVPLTPHDAAPAEATLEEKQARIALHQDAVPEAVQVQHPEDAKHPEEVGTTAAPAKRPGWSAKRLLAPLAGLGVLCLIGLLCGRAVFVPSTPKGSSPVSPSTPVQDSTASSHGPPLWGILVTWLCATSGLGCPAAQVRPEPGECPEEARHAMYEELKISPLGLGTVNVIIDIHQPGPIVGSGHGTYRDGPLLGRVIRDRYSDPEIPEGTLLYGYLWTTGFVDDYDGSTAVYGRYTQALLPDGRKFPVCFVLSRKGIWPWGEGSKPGAIILPRVLGINAVKRWP; this is encoded by the coding sequence ATGACGGAAGCGCTTCACCCCGAGCACCTCCAGGCTGGTGACACCGTGGGGCCCTGGCGCATCCTCTCGGTGCTGGGTCAGGGAGGCTCGGCCCGCGTCTTCAAGGTGGAACGGGACGGCCGTATCAAGTCCATGAAGATGATGCTGCGTCCCGTGTCAGACTCCGCGGAAGACATCTCGGAGGACGAACAGGCACAGGAAGCAAACACCTGGCGGCGGCTGGCACGCGAGGCAGCGGCCCTCTTCACGTACTCCTCACACCCCAACCTCCTGCGCGTGTACGCGGTGGACTTCTGGCCCAACCCCAGCAAGGGCTATCCCTTCCTCATCACCGACTTCGTGGATGGGGACACCTGGCACGAATGGCGCTGGCGGAAGCACCCTCATGCCGCCGAGCTCGTGGATACCTTCTCGCAGATCGTGAGCACGGTGGGAGATCTCCACCAGCGAGGCGTGTACCACCGGGATTTGAAGGCGGAGAACCTCCTCATCCGCCGCGAGGACGGCCGCCCCTTCCTCATCGACTTCGGCACCGTGCGTCTACCGGGAGCCCTCACGAAGACGCTGGGCGTGCCCGAGGGCGTGCTGCACCTGCTACCGCCCGAGCTCATCGCCTACACGCGCACCGAGGCGTGGAAGCGCAACGAGCCGTTTCAAGGAGGCACCGCTGCGGACCTCTACGCCCTGGGTGTGCTGCTCTACCAGGGGCTCACGGACAAGCACCCCTTCGACCCAGAGCTGCCAGACGAAGCGCTGGTGGCCGCCATCGCCACCGTCCCTCCGGACGCGCCCCACCGCATCAATCCCCGGGTACCACGCTCCCTCAGCGACATCACCCTGCGGCTGTTGGAGAAACGGCCCGAGGCGCGCTACCCCGACACCCCGGCGCTGCTGCAAGCCCTGTGGACCGCCGCCAAAGAGCGCAACTCCCCCGACTGGCGAGTGCCGCTCACGCCGCACGACGCGGCCCCAGCGGAGGCCACGCTGGAGGAGAAACAGGCGAGGATCGCACTGCACCAGGATGCAGTGCCCGAGGCCGTACAGGTGCAACATCCGGAGGACGCGAAGCATCCGGAGGAAGTTGGAACGACGGCTGCTCCCGCCAAGCGCCCAGGTTGGAGCGCGAAGCGGCTCCTCGCGCCGCTGGCGGGGCTGGGCGTTCTCTGTCTCATCGGCCTGCTCTGCGGACGGGCCGTGTTCGTTCCCTCAACCCCGAAAGGAAGCTCGCCCGTGTCTCCTTCCACCCCCGTCCAGGACTCCACCGCGTCCTCCCACGGCCCCCCACTCTGGGGGATCCTCGTCACCTGGCTGTGCGCCACCTCCGGGCTCGGATGCCCCGCCGCCCAGGTGAGGCCAGAGCCGGGAGAGTGTCCCGAAGAGGCCCGGCATGCCATGTACGAGGAACTGAAGATAAGCCCCCTGGGGCTCGGGACCGTCAACGTCATCATCGACATCCACCAACCCGGACCCATCGTGGGTTCTGGGCATGGCACCTATCGAGACGGCCCGCTCCTCGGACGGGTCATCCGGGACAGATACTCGGACCCGGAGATACCGGAGGGGACCCTGCTCTATGGGTACCTTTGGACGACGGGCTTCGTGGACGACTACGACGGGAGCACCGCGGTCTACGGCCGCTACACCCAGGCCCTGCTGCCGGACGGCCGCAAGTTCCCGGTGTGCTTCGTCCTCTCGCGCAAGGGGATATGGCCCTGGGGCGAGGGCTCCAAGCCCGGGGCCATCATCCTGCCGCGAGTGCTTGGGATCAACGCCGTCAAGCGCTGGCCGTGA
- a CDS encoding MerC domain-containing protein has product MRHELPARGQDKTFPGVGRWDAWGQGLSLLCMAHCLLLPLVLGLLPSMMGQSLEETPIHLGVVLLAVIVGGVSFVTGFRQHRDWYIPTLGATGLALLVLAQSVLHEGLAETGVTLAGGTVLVVAHGLNRRRCQHCCSAAAEQGR; this is encoded by the coding sequence ATGAGGCACGAGCTCCCGGCGCGCGGGCAGGACAAGACATTCCCCGGAGTCGGGCGCTGGGATGCGTGGGGCCAGGGGCTGTCGCTGCTGTGCATGGCCCACTGTCTGCTCCTGCCCCTGGTGCTGGGTCTGCTGCCGTCGATGATGGGCCAGTCCCTGGAAGAGACACCCATCCACCTCGGCGTGGTGCTGCTGGCCGTCATCGTCGGCGGGGTCAGCTTCGTGACCGGCTTCCGCCAGCACCGCGACTGGTACATCCCCACGCTCGGAGCCACGGGCCTGGCCCTGCTGGTGCTCGCCCAGTCCGTCCTCCACGAGGGCCTGGCCGAGACGGGCGTCACCCTCGCTGGCGGCACCGTGCTCGTGGTCGCCCATGGGCTCAACCGCCGCCGCTGCCAGCACTGCTGCTCCGCCGCGGCCGAACAGGGCCGCTGA
- a CDS encoding permease, with protein MTLPLSLAVWVLAPLVEAMVKGRRVASAALEGLVFVALGGMVLVHILPHSLSLAGPGALAVATLGLGLALGLARRLPSIAGLVLAVAGLAVHATLEGRALSLHGTGGEPLALLAVVLHRLPLGMGLWWLVRPVAGPLGATAVLGSVALLGAAGLGWGDSVLGPDSLRAAALFQAFSAGAFLPALFRGGRPGPPLEAPSQRLASGLGALAAVAMLLLISRAHPMLGTQPGELGAGTTFLHLSLETAPALLAAYVLTGLFQAFLGEASLGWLKRGSSLSQALRGTIVGLPLALCSCGVLPVYRGLIRKGVPVAAALSFLVAAPEIGVSAFLVSVPLIGWPLTLARLGGAFVVALLSGVLVSRLLPAPIDSSSPASSTPAPSLPLRQRLALGLREGLVESVDHTAPWILVGLGMAALVEPLLSAEWLSRLPPGVDVPLFALLGVPSFVCASGATPLVAVLLHKGLSSGAALAFLITGPATNVTTFAVMARLHGRKVTLAFGAVVALTSIFLGFALNALLPPQAGLAHEPHADHEGLLEWVGLVLLGALFLASLLRQGARGFLIQLLPGTDSGEGAAPTGDKLSELHVHGPSCGHDHGHAPPAPGARGSFIRLPQAHVHGPGCSHEHEARAPLLVLPSPHVHGPECRDGASCSHRAPLE; from the coding sequence GGGCCTGGCCCTGGGGCTCGCACGGCGCCTGCCCTCCATCGCCGGGCTGGTGCTCGCCGTCGCCGGGCTCGCGGTCCATGCCACCCTCGAGGGTCGCGCCCTCTCCCTCCACGGCACCGGCGGTGAGCCGCTCGCCCTGCTCGCCGTGGTCCTCCACCGGCTTCCCCTCGGCATGGGACTGTGGTGGCTCGTCCGCCCCGTCGCCGGCCCCCTCGGCGCCACCGCCGTGCTGGGCTCCGTCGCCCTCCTCGGCGCCGCCGGCCTCGGCTGGGGGGACTCGGTGCTCGGTCCCGACTCCCTCCGCGCCGCCGCCCTCTTCCAGGCCTTCTCCGCCGGCGCCTTCCTCCCCGCCCTCTTCCGCGGCGGCCGCCCCGGCCCCCCCCTCGAGGCCCCCTCCCAGCGGCTCGCCAGCGGCCTCGGCGCCCTCGCCGCCGTGGCGATGCTCCTCCTCATCTCCCGCGCCCACCCCATGCTCGGCACCCAGCCCGGGGAGCTCGGGGCGGGCACCACCTTCCTCCACCTCTCCCTCGAAACCGCCCCCGCCCTGCTCGCCGCCTACGTCCTCACCGGCCTCTTCCAGGCCTTCCTCGGCGAGGCCTCCCTCGGCTGGCTCAAGCGCGGCTCCTCCCTCTCCCAGGCCCTGCGCGGCACCATCGTCGGCCTGCCCCTCGCCCTCTGCTCCTGTGGCGTCCTGCCCGTCTACCGCGGCCTCATCCGCAAGGGCGTCCCCGTCGCCGCCGCCCTCTCCTTCCTCGTCGCCGCGCCCGAAATCGGCGTGAGCGCCTTCCTCGTCTCCGTCCCCCTCATCGGCTGGCCCCTCACCCTCGCCCGCCTCGGCGGCGCCTTCGTCGTCGCCCTGCTCTCCGGCGTCCTCGTCAGCCGCCTCCTTCCCGCCCCCATCGACTCCTCCTCCCCGGCCTCCTCCACCCCGGCCCCCTCCCTCCCCCTGCGCCAGCGGCTCGCCCTGGGGTTGCGCGAGGGGCTCGTCGAGTCGGTGGACCACACCGCCCCGTGGATCCTCGTCGGCCTGGGCATGGCCGCCCTCGTGGAGCCGCTGCTCTCCGCCGAGTGGCTCTCGCGCCTGCCTCCCGGCGTGGACGTGCCCCTCTTCGCCCTGCTCGGCGTGCCCAGCTTCGTGTGCGCCTCGGGGGCCACGCCCCTCGTGGCCGTCCTGCTTCACAAGGGCCTGTCCTCCGGCGCCGCCCTCGCCTTCCTCATCACCGGCCCCGCCACCAACGTCACCACCTTCGCCGTCATGGCCCGGCTCCATGGCCGCAAGGTGACCCTCGCCTTCGGCGCCGTGGTGGCCCTCACCTCCATCTTCCTGGGCTTCGCGCTCAACGCGCTGCTCCCCCCGCAGGCGGGGCTCGCCCACGAGCCGCACGCGGACCATGAGGGCCTCCTGGAGTGGGTGGGGCTGGTGCTGCTCGGCGCGCTCTTCCTCGCCTCGCTGCTGCGGCAGGGCGCGCGCGGCTTCCTCATCCAGCTGCTGCCCGGCACGGACTCAGGCGAGGGCGCCGCGCCCACCGGCGACAAGCTCTCGGAGCTGCACGTCCACGGGCCCTCGTGCGGGCACGACCACGGCCATGCACCCCCCGCCCCTGGGGCCCGCGGCTCCTTCATCCGGCTCCCCCAGGCCCACGTCCATGGCCCGGGTTGCTCCCACGAGCACGAGGCGCGCGCTCCCCTCCTCGTGCTCCCCTCGCCGCACGTCCACGGCCCCGAGTGCCGCGACGGCGCGAGCTGCTCCCACCGCGCCCCGCTCGAGTAG
- a CDS encoding S24 family peptidase, which produces MGWATEAMRALARGEQVTIRPRGGSMRGRIEDGQPVTLGPVDPGEVEAGEVVLVRWKGGVLLHLVKEATRERLLIGNNLGRVNGWVKREAVVGRVVRVHPR; this is translated from the coding sequence ATGGGATGGGCGACCGAGGCCATGCGCGCGCTGGCGAGGGGGGAGCAGGTGACGATCCGGCCACGAGGGGGCTCGATGAGGGGGCGGATCGAGGACGGGCAGCCGGTGACGCTGGGCCCGGTGGACCCCGGGGAGGTCGAGGCCGGAGAAGTGGTGCTGGTCCGGTGGAAGGGGGGAGTGCTGCTCCACCTGGTCAAGGAGGCCACGCGGGAGCGGCTGCTGATCGGCAACAACCTGGGCCGGGTGAATGGCTGGGTGAAACGGGAGGCGGTCGTCGGGCGCGTGGTGAGGGTCCACCCGCGTTGA
- a CDS encoding AAA family ATPase yields MRLKSLSFEDKRTGWKLDDLHLDRFNLLVGASGVGKTRILMAIRTIYMLGRNGDTTDADQGVRFDLCFEHEGQHYRWQFDSADRDLPPEEEGGAPAKNSNVVVLSEHLHSSGEGQLVERDPHRFLFGSRELPALNRTESALQLLDEPSIVRLRQAFATCFLRVMDAQSTASIVVNARGMLRRFPTLESLRGLVGLQPVVKAFVLQNGFVEQFERFKQLFIDIFPSVEDVIVNQRESYTQRGGPRDRLSFKLKERGVPTWIESQDISSGMARTLNHLVDLMLAPAGTVVLIDEFENSLGVNCMGPLTDFVLSRAKDLQFIITSHHPYIINNIPKTHWKLVRRKGSTVRVTPASEIAALQGTSAQDDFIRLINSPEFEEGME; encoded by the coding sequence ATGCGACTGAAGAGTCTCTCCTTCGAGGACAAGCGGACCGGCTGGAAGCTGGACGACCTGCACCTGGACCGCTTCAACCTCCTCGTGGGCGCGTCGGGGGTGGGCAAGACGCGAATCCTGATGGCGATCCGCACGATCTACATGCTTGGCCGGAATGGTGATACCACCGACGCGGATCAGGGCGTTCGCTTCGACCTTTGCTTCGAACACGAGGGCCAGCACTACAGGTGGCAGTTCGACAGTGCGGACCGCGACCTGCCGCCAGAGGAAGAAGGTGGAGCCCCGGCCAAGAACAGCAACGTGGTCGTTCTCTCGGAGCATCTCCACAGCAGTGGAGAAGGGCAGCTCGTCGAACGAGACCCGCACCGTTTCTTGTTCGGTAGCAGAGAACTACCGGCGCTCAACCGCACCGAGAGTGCCCTTCAACTCCTGGATGAGCCATCCATCGTACGGTTGCGCCAGGCATTCGCGACGTGCTTCCTGCGGGTCATGGACGCACAGAGCACTGCATCCATTGTCGTCAATGCACGTGGCATGCTCAGGAGATTCCCTACTCTCGAATCATTGCGTGGCCTTGTTGGCCTGCAGCCTGTCGTGAAGGCTTTCGTGCTGCAGAATGGCTTCGTCGAGCAATTCGAGCGGTTCAAACAGCTTTTCATCGACATCTTCCCCTCCGTCGAAGATGTCATCGTGAACCAACGAGAATCATACACACAGAGGGGGGGCCCCCGGGATCGCCTGTCCTTCAAACTCAAGGAGCGAGGTGTTCCCACCTGGATCGAATCCCAGGACATCTCCTCCGGAATGGCGCGCACGCTCAACCACCTCGTGGACCTGATGCTCGCCCCCGCCGGGACCGTGGTCCTCATCGACGAGTTCGAGAACAGCCTCGGCGTGAACTGCATGGGCCCGCTGACCGACTTCGTCCTGTCGCGCGCCAAAGACCTGCAATTCATCATCACCAGCCATCACCCCTACATCATCAACAACATCCCCAAGACCCATTGGAAGCTCGTGCGGCGCAAGGGAAGCACCGTGCGCGTCACGCCCGCCTCGGAGATCGCCGCGTTGCAGGGCACTTCCGCCCAGGACGACTTCATCCGGCTCATCAACTCGCCCGAGTTCGAGGAGGGCATGGAGTGA
- a CDS encoding CAP domain-containing protein, translating into MKTNRGVLSVLLGATLLAGCGAEGPVEKEGEGQLGEPVSTTEPSGAQALAVAGYCDDVTTWDPAWDSFESQVLTLVNQKRAAGATCGGVAKPAVPALTLDTRLRCAARKHSKDMGLNNFMSHTGSNGSSPWQRMTDAGYTYRWAGENVAAGYGTPSAVVDGWMKSSGHCNNIMSSNFKQLGVGYYYAPSSTYKHYWTQDFGQQ; encoded by the coding sequence ATGAAGACGAACCGAGGCGTGCTGTCGGTCCTGTTGGGAGCCACCCTGCTTGCGGGTTGTGGAGCGGAAGGGCCTGTGGAGAAGGAGGGAGAGGGGCAGCTGGGCGAGCCGGTGTCGACGACGGAGCCGAGCGGGGCGCAGGCGCTGGCGGTGGCTGGCTACTGTGACGATGTGACCACCTGGGATCCGGCGTGGGACAGCTTCGAGAGCCAGGTGCTGACGCTGGTGAACCAGAAGAGGGCGGCGGGTGCGACGTGTGGTGGCGTGGCCAAGCCGGCGGTGCCGGCGCTGACGCTGGACACGCGGCTGCGGTGTGCGGCGCGCAAGCACTCGAAGGACATGGGCCTCAACAACTTCATGAGCCACACGGGCTCGAATGGCTCGTCGCCGTGGCAGCGCATGACGGACGCGGGCTACACGTACAGGTGGGCGGGGGAGAACGTCGCGGCGGGCTACGGAACCCCGAGCGCGGTGGTGGACGGCTGGATGAAGAGCTCGGGCCACTGCAACAACATCATGAGCTCGAACTTCAAGCAGCTGGGAGTGGGCTACTACTACGCCCCGTCGAGCACCTATAAGCACTATTGGACGCAGGACTTCGGCCAGCAGTAG
- a CDS encoding alpha/beta fold hydrolase — MATYVLVHGAFYGGWCWRHVRGLLREAGHEVFTPTLTGAGERIHLLTREVGLATHIQDVANVLEYEDLREVVLVGQSYGGMVITGVADLMPERLRHLVYLDAHLPESGQAASGAFAEGTSEVLNARARAEGEAWLLPPLPLGAMGVTREEDVAWAGPRRVPHPLRTLDEPLHLERGRSAVPCTYVRCTRREGLIGAFGTDPLAPFARKAREWGLRFRELDAGHDAMVAEPERTARLLLELLTEG; from the coding sequence ATGGCGACGTACGTCCTGGTGCATGGAGCCTTCTACGGGGGTTGGTGTTGGAGGCACGTGCGAGGCCTGCTGAGGGAGGCGGGCCACGAGGTGTTCACGCCGACGCTGACGGGGGCGGGGGAGCGCATCCACCTGCTGACGAGGGAGGTGGGGCTGGCCACGCACATCCAGGACGTGGCGAACGTGCTGGAGTACGAGGACCTGAGGGAGGTGGTGTTGGTGGGGCAGAGCTACGGGGGAATGGTCATCACGGGGGTGGCGGACCTGATGCCGGAGAGACTGCGGCACCTGGTGTACCTGGACGCGCACCTGCCGGAGAGCGGGCAGGCGGCGAGCGGGGCATTCGCGGAGGGGACGAGCGAGGTGTTGAACGCGCGGGCGAGGGCGGAGGGGGAGGCGTGGCTGCTGCCGCCGTTGCCGCTGGGGGCGATGGGGGTGACGCGGGAGGAGGACGTGGCGTGGGCGGGACCGCGCCGGGTGCCGCATCCGCTGCGCACGCTCGACGAGCCGCTGCACCTGGAGCGGGGCCGGAGCGCGGTGCCGTGCACGTACGTGCGTTGCACGCGGCGCGAGGGACTCATTGGGGCCTTCGGGACGGATCCGCTCGCGCCCTTCGCGCGGAAGGCGCGGGAGTGGGGCCTGCGCTTCCGGGAGCTGGATGCGGGCCACGACGCGATGGTGGCGGAGCCGGAGCGCACCGCCAGGTTGCTGCTCGAGCTGCTGACCGAGGGCTGA